A genomic window from Sphingobacteriales bacterium includes:
- a CDS encoding MFS transporter → MNETRQKGITLLVIVAALGYFVDVFDLLLFGMVRISSLRSLGVEESLLETIGLRLDNWQMLGMLLGGIFWGILGDKKGRLTVLFGSIITYSIANTLNSFIHTIPQYEILRFVAGFGLAGELGAGVTLVNESMSKEKRGIATAFIAGFGVLGAVFGCLIVLWMKDWRICYLIGGGMGFALLILRISVYESGMYLKVREKTDNLGNFSILFKDKEKLIRYLSIILLAIPIWYVVQLYAKYAPELADALGLAYEDKKKVAIYAIMAVYSGLTLGDVSCGLLSNFLKSRKKAVLIYLLLLMFFILVFWIIGKWSMTIFYGTIFMLGLGIGYWAVFMSVAAESFGINIRSTVSSTAPNFVRGSVIGINLLYVSLKNNFHFSTQSANLTVGAICIGIALLAWTKLHETYGKDLNFVE, encoded by the coding sequence TTGTTCGGCATGGTTCGTATCAGCAGTTTGCGCAGTTTGGGTGTAGAAGAATCCTTATTAGAAACAATCGGGCTTCGGCTGGATAACTGGCAAATGCTAGGCATGCTGCTCGGCGGAATATTCTGGGGTATTTTAGGAGACAAGAAAGGAAGGCTGACAGTTTTATTCGGATCCATCATTACCTATTCCATCGCCAACACCCTAAATTCTTTCATACATACCATTCCGCAATATGAAATACTTCGGTTTGTAGCCGGATTTGGATTGGCAGGCGAATTGGGTGCCGGTGTTACGCTGGTCAATGAAAGCATGAGCAAAGAAAAACGCGGCATCGCCACAGCATTCATTGCTGGATTTGGCGTATTGGGCGCCGTATTCGGCTGTCTGATTGTGTTGTGGATGAAAGACTGGAGGATATGCTATCTTATTGGCGGCGGGATGGGCTTTGCCTTACTCATCCTAAGAATCAGTGTGTATGAATCCGGTATGTATCTGAAAGTTAGAGAAAAGACAGACAATCTCGGAAATTTCTCCATTTTGTTCAAAGACAAAGAAAAACTGATCCGGTATTTATCTATCATCCTGCTGGCAATACCCATCTGGTATGTCGTGCAACTGTATGCAAAATATGCACCGGAACTGGCGGATGCACTTGGGTTGGCTTATGAAGACAAAAAGAAAGTGGCCATTTACGCCATCATGGCCGTATATTCCGGACTGACACTGGGTGATGTGAGTTGCGGTCTGTTGTCCAATTTTTTAAAAAGCAGGAAAAAAGCGGTCTTAATCTATTTGCTCCTCCTGATGTTTTTCATACTTGTATTCTGGATAATCGGGAAATGGAGTATGACCATTTTTTACGGAACGATTTTCATGCTGGGGTTGGGAATCGGATACTGGGCGGTTTTTATGAGTGTCGCTGCGGAGTCTTTTGGCATCAATATCCGTTCCACCGTAAGCAGCACTGCACCGAATTTTGTGCGCGGTTCAGTTATCGGTATCAACCTGTTGTACGTTTCGTTAAAAAACAACTTCCATTTCTCCACTCAAAGCGCCAATCTGACGGTAGGTGCCATTTGTATCGGAATCGCGTTACTGGCATGGACAAAACTGCATGAAACCTATGGAAAAGACCTGAATTTTGTTGAATAA